In the Sulfurivermis fontis genome, CCATGTTTGTATCGTCATTTACCGTCACGGTGATGGCCCTGATCGTGATCATCGGCAATGACCCCTGGTACAAACCGCAATATGCCATTCCGCTGCTTGGTATGGTCTTGGGAAATACCATGAATGGCATTGCACTCGGCATGGACCGCCTCACCAACGGTGCCTGGCAGCAGCGCGCGGTGATCGAGGCACGGCTGATGCTCGGCCAGAATGCCATGGAGGCGGTGAGCGACCTGCGCCGCGAGGCGATGCGCGTCGGCATGATCCCGATGATCAATTCCATGGCCGCCGCCGGCGTGGTCAGCCTGCCCGGCATGATGACCGGCCAGATCCTCGCCGGCACACCGCCGCTGGAGGCGGTGAAATACCAGATCCTGGTGATGTTCCTCATCACCGCCGGCACCGGTTTCGGCACCATGGTGGCGGTATGGCGCGGCGCGCGCGGCCTGTTCGACGAGCGTGACCGGCTGCGGCTGGAGCGGTTGTCCGGTCCGTAGCCCGTGACGTGGCGTCGTTGAAGATCAAGGAGGTGTCCATGCATTTACGTTTGACGCTGTTGCTGATGTCAGTGTGCCTGGCGCCGGCCTTTGCCGCCGGTGTCTACAAGTGGGTAGATGAGCAGGGCCAGGTGCACTTCGGTGAACGACCGCCGGCACGGGCACAGGCGCAGGAACTGCAGCTGAAGGTGCTGCCAGCGGCGCCTGCCGCGACCCCGACCGAGGCGGAACGGCGCGACAACGAACAGCGCCTGCTGCGGGCCTTCGAAGAGGAGCGCGAGCTGAAGAAGGCGCAGGAGGAGCAGAGCCGGAAAGAGCAGGCGCAGCGCGAACGCAACTGTATCCTGGCGCGCGACCGCCTGCGCCGTTATCGCAGCGCCGGCAGCCTGTACAACCTGGATCAGCAGGGTAACCGCGTCACCCTCGGCGAGAATGAGCGCGCGGCGGCGGAGCAGCGCGCCGAGCAGGATGTGGCGCGCTGGTGCG is a window encoding:
- a CDS encoding ABC transporter permease: MSVIALSPFDLGLAALLVLLLAGLSWRLQLAMERKLLVAALRTTIQLLLIGLVLKALFDNAQWWWVSLMALIMLAVAGREVMARQQRRFSGWRGYGVGTSAMFVSSFTVTVMALIVIIGNDPWYKPQYAIPLLGMVLGNTMNGIALGMDRLTNGAWQQRAVIEARLMLGQNAMEAVSDLRREAMRVGMIPMINSMAAAGVVSLPGMMTGQILAGTPPLEAVKYQILVMFLITAGTGFGTMVAVWRGARGLFDERDRLRLERLSGP
- a CDS encoding DUF4124 domain-containing protein → MHLRLTLLLMSVCLAPAFAAGVYKWVDEQGQVHFGERPPARAQAQELQLKVLPAAPAATPTEAERRDNEQRLLRAFEEERELKKAQEEQSRKEQAQRERNCILARDRLRRYRSAGSLYNLDQQGNRVTLGENERAAAEQRAEQDVARWCD